A single genomic interval of Helianthus annuus cultivar XRQ/B chromosome 6, HanXRQr2.0-SUNRISE, whole genome shotgun sequence harbors:
- the LOC110864419 gene encoding homeobox protein BEL1 homolog, with protein sequence MVEEEKMIRGSNMNMMVGSTTTKGFDPYVNSSSNTNDFFNFEQHNSDLFASSSKPVMIAGPGAGDFSQFDDQSSLQRCVLIPCEPNERPSQGLSLSLSSTHPSTIGIQSFELVRPPQSHHNHGHPHQGYLGKPLYMHDQQHHHMMADDQSANIMNTASGGAQHQSGQYSLRSSRYLIPTQDLLNEFCNLGTKQNDHSTKAKAQRTNQSQDHDHNLDHMNASSSKNIPLNSIEFLELQKRKSKLLQMLDEVDRKYHNYCAQMKAVVASFEAVAGNGAATVYSALASKAMSRHFRCLRDGIVGQIKATKKAMGEKDISAPGATRGETPRLRLLDQTLRQQRAFQQMITMDSHPWRPQRGLPERSVSVLRAWLFEHFLHPYPSDVDKHILARQTGLSRSQVSNWFINARVRLWKPMVEEMYMEETKDNEHENNEGVTDRFNAATDENTTITKVEQKPTVDQLIRRDSDCLSSIINHHDHNTTKTLDRTFHQSFPRVSADSFGAVELDFSAYNHNFGGNGAGGGGGVSLNLGLQQHASGGGGGGEGGGGVSLYYPRDHMEDCQTAVQYSSLLEGDQGQNLPYRNLMGAQLLHDNLAG encoded by the exons ATGGTTGAAGAAGAGAAGATGATAAGAGGAAGTAATATGAATATGATGGTAGGAAGTACTACCACCAAAGGGTTTGATCCTTATGTTAACTCATCATCAAACACTAATGACTTCTTCAACTTTGAGCAACACAACTCAGATCTCTTCGCATCTTCTTCTAAACCGGTCATGATTGCCGGCCCCGGCGCCGGAGATTTCTCTCAGTTTGATGACCAATCATCTCTCCAAAGATGTGTACTAATCCCTTGTGAACCAAATGAAAGGCCAAGTCAAGGACTTtcactttctctctcttccaCTCATCCCTCCACCATTGGAATACAATCATTTGAGCTTGTAAGACCACCACAAAGTCATCATAACCATGGTCATCCTCACCAGGGATATTTAGGGAAGCCTCTCTATATGCATGATCAGCAACATCATCATATGATGGCAGATGATCAATCAGCTAATATTATGAACACTGCTTCAGGTGGTGCTCAACATCAAAGTGGACAATACAGTTTAAGAAGCTCAAGGTATTTAATACCTACACAAGATCTCCTCAATGAGTTCTGCAATCTTGGTACAAAGCAAAATGATCATTCAACAAAGGCAAAAGCTCAAAGAACCAACCAGTCACAAGATCATGATCATAATTTGGATCATATGAATGCTAGTTCTTCAAAAAATATACCTTTAAATTCTATTGAATTCTTGGAATTGCAGAAAAGAAAATCCAAGCTCCTTCAAATGCTAGATGAG GTGGATAGAAAATACCATAATTACTGTGCTCAAATGAAGGCAGTGGTTGCATCATTTGAAGCAGTGGCTGGTAATGGTGCAGCAACAGTTTATTCAGCCTTGGCATCAAAGGCAATGTCAAGGCATTTTAGGTGTTTGAGAGATGGTATTGTAGGTCAGATCAAGGCAACCAAGAAGGCTATGGGAGAAAAAGACATTTCTGCCCCTGGTGCCACCAGAGGGGAGACTCCTAGGTTAAGGCTTCTTGATCAAACTTTAAGACAGCAAAGGGCTTTTCAACAAATGATCACCATGGACAGCCACCCCTGGCGGCCGCAGCGTGGGTTACCGGAGCGGTCGGTGTCCGTTCTTCGTGCTTGGCTGTTTGAGCACTTCCTCCATCC GTACCCTAGTGATGTCGATAAACATATTCTAGCACGACAAACCGGCCTCTCAAGAAGCCAA GTATCAAACTGGTTCATTAATGCAAGGGTTAGGCTATGGAAGCCCATGGTGGAGGAAATGTATATGGAagaaacaaaagataatgaacATGAAAACAATGAAGGTGTCACAGACAGATTCAATGCTGCTACTGATGAAAACACTACAATCACAAAAGTGGAGCAAAAACCGACGGTTGATCAGCTTATTCGGAGGGATTCTGATTGTCTTTCGTCGATCATTAACCACCACGACCACAATACAACGAAAACCCTTGACCGCACCTTTCACCAGAGTTTTCCAAGGGTCTCAGCTGATTCTTTTGGAGCAGTGGAGCTAGATTTTTCAGCATACAATCACAACTTTGGTGGCAATGGTGCTGGTGGTGGTGGAGGGGTTTCTTTGAACTTGGGATTACAGCAACatgctagtggtggtggtggcggcggtgaaggtggtggtggagtgtcACTATACTACCCTAGAGACCATATGGAAGATTGCCAAACTGCAGTACAATATTCTTCTCTTTTAGAGGGTGATCAAGGACAGAATTTACCTTACAGGAATTTGATGGGGGCACAACTGCTACATGATAATTTGGCTGGTTAA